One genomic segment of Candidatus Nomurabacteria bacterium includes these proteins:
- a CDS encoding glycosyltransferase family 39 protein — translation MNRIKTALELQVKFKQWITYRTRRSLPAVLFIGVFIFLGLSMITDMSGTTDEKYHLTRGIMYLNTGDPRINQHHPMLFNTYYAIPTLFDDDLVIPSETDPLWVNAQKDSISDELVKMNGGKVLFSQNVLFGPRALAIMTSAFLLYVIFRLVERSYGYKISLILLAFLSLSPTVIAHSALVTTDAPAMYMIFISTLVSAELIKDFPNKWDRTKTVLLVSVLTTALLTKYTAVFSVSLILIIFLLKNWRVTKGGFKKKISLTVKHLYGLLFPIFLLIFTAYSFQIGSMFDMTYGNQAKVFANVDGFRIFYQVLPFLERPLKFLFYHIPLPFPQYINGFYENVFKHNIFGHDSFLLGQFSKRGWVYYFPVTFIVKEYIGVVIVVLTGLITYLYKYLSRSRNSHKNSIINRKTVMVAVPILLAFLSLSSSINLGIRHFLPVYPFLFLGVLIWLSGQLNPKLFNIIIIILITGNIIALARQYPYYLEYFNVITGEPGEGYRFVRDSNFDWEQNEIRIQRYITDNPDLIITRDPMNFIYSDAIVISKEDLYPKPSKVNSEILELQRLYEIGNDSVKIGRTHLVIFNDRPVDR, via the coding sequence ATGAACAGAATTAAAACAGCTTTAGAGCTACAAGTAAAGTTCAAGCAGTGGATAACATATAGAACACGCAGGTCATTACCCGCAGTTCTATTTATTGGTGTCTTCATATTTCTCGGTTTATCAATGATAACTGATATGTCAGGGACCACAGATGAAAAGTACCATCTAACCCGAGGTATCATGTATCTAAACACAGGAGATCCAAGGATCAATCAGCACCACCCTATGTTATTCAACACTTACTATGCAATTCCTACATTATTTGACGACGACCTAGTAATTCCTTCTGAAACAGACCCTTTATGGGTCAACGCTCAAAAAGATTCTATCTCTGATGAGCTAGTGAAAATGAACGGTGGCAAGGTACTTTTTTCACAAAATGTACTGTTCGGACCCAGAGCACTAGCAATTATGACCTCTGCATTCTTGCTTTATGTGATTTTTCGATTAGTCGAAAGATCGTATGGATATAAGATCTCTCTTATACTATTGGCATTCCTATCATTAAGCCCTACAGTCATTGCTCATTCGGCACTTGTGACAACAGACGCCCCCGCAATGTATATGATCTTTATTTCAACACTTGTTTCAGCCGAGTTGATAAAAGATTTTCCAAATAAATGGGATCGTACAAAAACAGTTCTTCTCGTATCAGTTCTTACTACAGCACTTCTAACGAAATATACCGCTGTTTTCTCTGTTTCTTTGATACTGATCATATTTTTGTTAAAAAATTGGAGAGTTACGAAAGGTGGTTTCAAAAAAAAGATATCTCTGACGGTCAAACATCTCTATGGACTACTATTTCCAATCTTTCTGTTGATATTTACTGCATACTCGTTTCAGATCGGTAGTATGTTTGACATGACCTACGGAAATCAGGCAAAAGTATTTGCGAATGTCGATGGATTTAGGATCTTTTATCAGGTACTTCCTTTTCTAGAAAGGCCGTTGAAATTCCTCTTCTACCATATTCCCCTACCATTCCCTCAGTACATCAATGGTTTCTATGAGAACGTCTTTAAACACAATATCTTCGGTCATGACTCATTTCTGCTTGGTCAATTCAGTAAACGGGGGTGGGTATACTATTTCCCAGTCACTTTCATTGTAAAAGAGTATATAGGTGTAGTTATTGTTGTACTGACAGGACTAATTACATACCTCTACAAATATCTGAGTAGATCAAGAAATTCACATAAGAACTCTATCATAAACAGAAAAACAGTAATGGTAGCAGTACCGATCCTGTTAGCCTTCTTGTCTCTATCTAGTTCGATAAATTTAGGGATCAGACATTTCTTACCGGTATATCCATTTTTATTCTTAGGTGTTTTGATATGGCTTTCTGGCCAACTTAACCCAAAGCTATTCAATATCATTATCATCATACTAATCACAGGAAATATCATCGCCCTAGCAAGGCAGTATCCTTATTATCTTGAATATTTCAACGTGATCACAGGAGAACCCGGAGAAGGATATAGATTCGTGCGAGATAGCAATTTCGATTGGGAACAGAATGAGATCCGCATTCAACGATACATAACAGATAACCCTGATCTTATCATCACGAGGGATCCTATGAATTTCATCTACTCTGATGCAATAGTCATATCAAAAGAAGATCTTTATCCCAAGCCATCTAAAGTAAATAGTGAGATCCTAGAACTTCAAAGACTGTATGAGATAGGTAATGACAGTGTAAAGATCGGGAGAACACACCTGGTCATCTTCAACGATCGGCCTGTTGACCGGTAA
- a CDS encoding HAD-IB family phosphatase, with protein sequence MNIAILDYDNTLSEGYSRYELGFLMEEKGLIEHGLREEIEEVQGNYEQGYIDYNTKFRDDKKIFGRYYEGLKRTDIVRFVREEFDMTKLLFPWSKKFISILKDNGYLTIVVSGCWDFLLEEAQDLLDFDSFFGTEFHFDENIATGDFTTIIDENKKRSVTKSLLQTTEKTFGMGDSVADFEILDQVDISFLYEPKYDAEELAKKRNYLIVNRDNVLDRLNEALAD encoded by the coding sequence ATGAATATCGCAATACTAGACTATGATAATACTCTTTCAGAAGGTTATTCAAGATACGAGCTTGGTTTTCTGATGGAAGAGAAGGGTTTGATCGAGCACGGTTTGAGAGAAGAGATCGAAGAAGTACAAGGAAATTATGAACAAGGATACATAGATTACAATACGAAGTTCCGAGATGATAAGAAGATTTTTGGAAGATATTATGAAGGGTTAAAAAGGACGGATATAGTGAGATTTGTTCGAGAGGAATTTGATATGACGAAACTTCTTTTCCCCTGGTCAAAGAAATTTATAAGTATTCTAAAGGATAATGGATATCTGACGATCGTTGTATCTGGGTGTTGGGATTTCTTGCTTGAAGAAGCACAGGACTTGTTGGACTTTGACTCATTCTTTGGTACTGAGTTTCATTTTGATGAGAATATAGCTACAGGCGATTTTACGACAATAATTGATGAGAACAAAAAGAGATCAGTCACAAAAAGCTTATTGCAAACTACTGAAAAAACATTTGGAATGGGAGATAGTGTTGCAGATTTTGAGATACTGGATCAAGTCGATATCTCCTTCCTTTATGAGCCCAAATATGATGCGGAGGAGTTGGCGAAAAAGAGGAATTACCTGATAGTAAATAGAGATAACGTTCTCGATAGATTAAACGAAGCTTTAGCTGATTGA
- a CDS encoding UvrD-helicase domain-containing protein — translation MQDFYQYLNPIHSSLERISDTSDLSPKNPLEKVEFEYLKDVILPLAEDLKAGVSHIDNLSEQIEHMIWVIDNETGDDKTEAIGLYNKLIQQMQDLVDRLNRLFDILDTPYFGKVIFERKAGEGFSKTTMPAYIGKFGYFDKSTGKALISDWRSPIANLYYNNSGPQKGVSFVSPVGTQHGDLTEKLQFDVSMGRIREIYKTESGNIAVDEFLLKELKQRSGEKLKEIVSTIQAQQNNIIRADIDSPLLIQGVAGSGKTTIILHRMAYLMYAYPEKILPKRSLVIAPNKLFIDYISDVLPSLGVKGMQQNTYLFWSRELVALSDKHVIDDTEPIEVKSIKGSILYYEHIKSYLEQFIEKFFANMPTTAAPYVEESFYEIREKHPELPFKELVDLAVESVFSTRTLNRSFSESLSRSGADKEREKHIKDYIRSNLNVYNIYLASFKDKHPNNTPLTNEQWMLITRASTQTTRKNKGFMGYATSDLAPLVMIRDFLFGTLNDMYDHILIDEAQDLSPFQIATLVVHAKKGNVTIAGDTAQSIIPPFHYKEWSGLIEFLSNIAGLEVQYHDLNKSYRSTQQIIEFSTKILASEFPKTYKLPEAVLRTGDDVIIDRTDDIIKNDPEAFKSLLKAIKEEIETKAPSVAVICRDDIHSDLLYSLISQEDLGLQVYSHQMENFHDGIQVLPVRMAKGLEFSSVIVVDLAKEFYDNEEEARLLYVSFTRALHRLRIIAPKSGVSRFLDSIS, via the coding sequence ATGCAAGACTTTTATCAATATCTGAACCCGATCCACTCCTCTCTGGAGAGGATATCCGATACTTCTGACCTTTCTCCAAAAAATCCTTTAGAAAAAGTTGAATTTGAATACCTAAAGGATGTTATATTGCCCTTGGCTGAGGATCTAAAGGCTGGTGTATCTCATATTGATAACCTATCGGAACAGATAGAGCATATGATCTGGGTTATCGATAATGAGACAGGAGATGATAAGACTGAAGCTATAGGTCTTTACAACAAGCTTATACAACAGATGCAGGATCTAGTCGATAGATTAAATCGCTTGTTTGATATTCTCGATACACCCTATTTCGGTAAGGTGATCTTTGAACGAAAAGCCGGTGAGGGGTTCTCAAAGACAACTATGCCTGCATATATTGGCAAGTTTGGCTATTTCGATAAATCAACGGGCAAAGCGCTTATATCAGACTGGCGTTCGCCTATTGCAAATCTCTACTACAATAATTCCGGTCCTCAAAAAGGTGTCTCTTTTGTTAGTCCTGTTGGAACTCAGCATGGGGATCTGACTGAAAAACTGCAATTTGATGTATCCATGGGTCGTATTCGAGAGATCTACAAAACAGAAAGTGGAAACATTGCTGTAGATGAATTTTTATTAAAAGAACTTAAGCAGAGATCCGGCGAAAAGCTCAAGGAGATAGTTTCAACCATACAGGCACAACAGAACAACATAATCCGAGCAGATATTGACTCACCGTTACTTATACAGGGAGTAGCAGGATCAGGAAAGACCACGATCATACTTCATAGGATGGCCTATCTTATGTATGCCTATCCTGAAAAGATATTACCTAAGAGGTCCTTAGTGATAGCACCAAACAAGCTTTTCATTGATTATATTTCTGATGTCCTTCCGAGTCTTGGTGTGAAAGGAATGCAACAAAATACATATCTTTTCTGGTCAAGGGAGCTAGTTGCTTTAAGTGACAAGCATGTCATAGATGATACAGAACCGATAGAAGTTAAAAGCATCAAAGGTTCAATACTTTACTATGAACATATCAAGTCTTATCTTGAGCAATTCATTGAGAAATTCTTTGCAAATATGCCTACGACAGCTGCACCTTATGTGGAAGAATCTTTTTATGAGATCAGGGAAAAACATCCGGAATTACCATTTAAGGAACTTGTTGATCTCGCTGTAGAATCAGTATTTTCAACTAGAACTCTCAACCGATCCTTTTCAGAGTCACTATCCAGATCAGGAGCGGATAAAGAACGTGAGAAACATATAAAGGATTATATTCGTTCGAATTTGAACGTATATAACATCTATCTCGCATCTTTCAAGGATAAACATCCTAACAACACACCACTTACCAATGAACAATGGATGTTGATAACCCGAGCTTCGACCCAAACAACACGAAAGAACAAAGGTTTTATGGGTTATGCAACATCTGACCTTGCACCACTTGTTATGATACGGGATTTTCTATTTGGTACTCTCAATGATATGTACGATCACATACTCATCGATGAGGCTCAGGATCTCAGTCCGTTTCAAATAGCTACATTAGTTGTTCATGCGAAAAAGGGTAATGTCACGATAGCTGGTGACACCGCACAATCTATCATTCCTCCTTTCCACTACAAAGAGTGGTCGGGTTTGATCGAATTCCTTTCGAATATTGCCGGGCTAGAAGTGCAATACCATGACCTAAATAAGAGTTATCGTTCAACACAGCAGATCATCGAATTTTCAACTAAGATATTAGCTTCAGAATTCCCTAAAACATACAAGCTTCCTGAAGCTGTCCTGCGTACCGGTGACGATGTTATCATTGATAGAACTGATGATATCATAAAGAATGATCCAGAGGCTTTTAAGTCGCTTCTCAAAGCTATCAAAGAAGAGATAGAAACAAAAGCTCCCTCTGTAGCGGTTATATGTAGAGATGACATACATTCTGATCTTCTATATTCTCTCATTTCACAAGAAGATCTCGGATTGCAGGTATATTCTCATCAGATGGAAAATTTTCATGATGGTATACAGGTACTTCCTGTGCGCATGGCTAAGGGATTAGAATTCTCGTCTGTTATCGTAGTCGATCTAGCAAAGGAATTTTATGATAACGAAGAAGAAGCTCGTTTACTATACGTATCTTTCACAAGAGCCTTGCACAGATTACGCATAATTGCACCAAAGTCCGGTGTCAGCAGGTTTCTGGATTCAATCAGCTAA
- the mnmA gene encoding tRNA 2-thiouridine(34) synthase MnmA has product MKKKVYVGMSGGVDSSVAAYLLLKQGYEVIGVYMKNWSGEGYGLEDNCPWEEDIQFVTAVCEKLQIKLKIYNFEREYREAVIEDFFEQYRLGNTPNPDILCNKYIKFEAFLNKALDDGADMIATGHYSKTDLGRLFKAVDTTKDQTYFLSALNSIQLSSTIFPLGDLTKKEVRQIAHENDLASADRPDSQGICFIGEVDIKQFLSMNLTVKQGDIVDIDTGHVVGEHDGVWFYTLGQRRGIGIGGTSQPYFVVGKDVKTNTLYVGMGRDHPTLWQKQIIVEEVHTISTSTDLTKIQDLEAMIRYRGKLSRTEISPLAENNGRYLLTFSDAQWAPAPGQSVVFYCSNECLGLAKIV; this is encoded by the coding sequence ATGAAAAAGAAAGTATACGTAGGGATGTCAGGCGGTGTAGATAGTTCTGTTGCTGCATATCTCTTATTAAAACAAGGTTATGAGGTTATCGGTGTCTATATGAAGAACTGGTCAGGAGAAGGTTATGGCCTTGAGGACAACTGCCCGTGGGAGGAAGATATTCAATTTGTCACAGCTGTATGCGAGAAATTACAAATTAAGCTTAAGATCTACAACTTTGAGCGAGAGTATAGGGAGGCTGTCATCGAAGATTTCTTTGAGCAGTATCGTTTAGGCAACACCCCAAATCCCGATATTCTTTGTAATAAATATATTAAATTTGAAGCTTTTCTAAACAAAGCTCTAGATGACGGTGCCGATATGATCGCCACAGGTCACTACTCAAAAACAGATCTGGGACGATTGTTCAAAGCTGTCGATACAACAAAGGATCAGACATATTTCTTATCTGCACTTAATTCTATTCAGCTATCAAGTACTATATTCCCATTGGGAGATCTGACCAAAAAGGAGGTGCGTCAAATTGCACATGAGAACGACCTAGCCTCAGCAGATCGACCTGATAGCCAAGGTATCTGTTTTATTGGTGAAGTTGATATCAAGCAATTCCTGTCAATGAATCTAACCGTTAAACAAGGCGATATCGTGGATATTGATACAGGACATGTAGTTGGAGAACATGACGGAGTGTGGTTTTACACATTGGGTCAACGGAGAGGTATCGGGATCGGAGGTACATCGCAACCGTACTTTGTAGTAGGCAAAGATGTCAAAACAAATACCCTTTATGTAGGTATGGGCAGAGATCACCCTACTCTATGGCAGAAACAGATAATCGTAGAGGAAGTCCATACTATCAGTACTAGTACAGATCTGACCAAGATACAAGATCTTGAGGCGATGATAAGATATCGAGGAAAACTAAGTCGAACGGAGATATCTCCCTTAGCTGAGAACAACGGGCGATATCTACTGACATTTTCAGATGCTCAATGGGCACCTGCACCTGGTCAAAGTGTCGTTTTTTATTGTAGCAATGAGTGTTTAGGACTTGCCAAGATCGTTTAG
- a CDS encoding DUF192 domain-containing protein, whose translation MKSSTFIKLLFVVTVVFIISLLVLIYSKQQSRVVNPEVISSIDIVTIRTADKDLDVNVEIARTDAQRQKGLMGVTDLSTDEGMFFIFESDIRHGFWMKNTLIPLDMIFIDQNLRIVDINKNAQPCEPTIQCTSYVPPMHYRYVLELNGGLSDLWGIKIGDSLNVPFVLSD comes from the coding sequence ATGAAAAGCAGTACATTTATAAAGCTCCTGTTTGTTGTAACTGTAGTTTTCATAATTTCTCTATTAGTACTTATCTACTCGAAACAGCAGAGTAGGGTAGTCAACCCTGAGGTTATAAGTAGTATAGATATAGTCACAATAAGAACAGCAGATAAGGATCTTGATGTGAATGTCGAGATCGCTAGAACAGATGCCCAACGTCAGAAAGGATTGATGGGCGTTACTGATTTATCTACTGATGAAGGTATGTTCTTCATATTTGAGAGTGATATTCGACACGGATTTTGGATGAAGAACACGCTAATACCTTTGGATATGATCTTTATCGACCAGAATTTAAGGATCGTAGATATAAATAAGAATGCACAACCGTGTGAGCCGACAATCCAATGTACTTCCTATGTACCACCCATGCATTATCGATATGTTTTAGAGTTGAACGGAGGGCTATCTGATCTTTGGGGAATAAAAATAGGGGACAGTTTGAATGTCCCTTTTGTACTATCAGACTAA
- a CDS encoding glucosaminidase domain-containing protein, with the protein MTLSLKKRILSITAGTLILGNFASLGIENPQNNRFYSSQPVYAIDAYEATIALEEYKVAYETKNSAEIELRLRDIDLNKVQVEKIRAYLEKRGAPLSAHAETFVRMAKKYDLPYNLMPAISIIESSGGKYNYRPYNYAGMGGQGNAKSFANYDEAIEFHATFLRAGYFDKGADTPEEIEKYYCYQCPTWGEKVQGVMNAIDSM; encoded by the coding sequence ATGACATTATCACTAAAAAAGAGAATATTATCAATCACTGCAGGTACACTGATACTTGGTAACTTTGCCTCCTTAGGTATAGAAAATCCACAGAATAATAGGTTCTACTCATCACAACCTGTGTATGCTATCGATGCCTACGAGGCAACTATAGCGCTAGAAGAATATAAGGTGGCTTACGAGACCAAGAACTCTGCTGAGATCGAACTACGTTTGAGAGATATCGACCTGAACAAAGTACAGGTCGAAAAGATCAGAGCCTATCTTGAAAAAAGAGGTGCTCCTTTATCTGCTCATGCTGAAACATTTGTACGAATGGCTAAGAAGTACGATCTACCTTATAACCTCATGCCAGCTATCTCAATAATTGAGTCTAGTGGTGGGAAATATAACTACAGACCCTACAATTATGCAGGGATGGGCGGTCAAGGAAATGCAAAATCTTTTGCGAATTATGATGAAGCGATAGAATTTCATGCTACATTCTTAAGAGCTGGATATTTTGATAAAGGGGCTGACACACCTGAAGAGATCGAAAAATACTACTGTTATCAATGTCCTACATGGGGAGAAAAAGTACAAGGTGTTATGAATGCAATAGATTCAATGTAA
- a CDS encoding DUF368 domain-containing protein has product MRNFLNGFLMGAAEILPAINGSIVALLLGVYEKRIEQIAVIMNSFKKILSDLRKGKITKLSEIIKGWDITFIGAATVGLVIGTIALTFVVMGIFENTPHYALAFIMGLVVAVIPIPIHYIDKKYVLYLFTAVFAVLSWYLLGMQNVDISQPSPIYLAFAGFTALSGMIVPGLSGSFILLVLGVYYSVISNIKDIITFNFDLQIIINITAFSLGSISGLAISSKLIKHLMDNHIAVFMSVILGLVIGSFREVYPFVINTAQDGLELEKVAINSFDSKQLVFMAILFLIPAVSLGYSNIKKIRSGEFNV; this is encoded by the coding sequence ATGAGAAATTTCTTGAACGGCTTTCTTATGGGTGCAGCTGAGATACTTCCGGCTATCAATGGTTCGATTGTCGCATTGCTTTTAGGAGTATACGAGAAGAGGATCGAACAGATCGCGGTGATAATGAATTCGTTTAAGAAGATCCTTTCTGATCTACGAAAAGGAAAGATAACAAAATTATCCGAAATCATTAAAGGATGGGACATCACATTCATAGGAGCTGCTACTGTGGGACTTGTTATCGGTACGATCGCGCTTACATTTGTGGTTATGGGAATCTTTGAGAATACCCCGCACTATGCACTAGCGTTCATCATGGGGCTTGTGGTAGCGGTTATTCCTATTCCGATACATTACATTGATAAAAAATACGTTTTGTATCTTTTTACTGCTGTTTTTGCAGTATTGTCGTGGTACTTATTAGGTATGCAAAATGTTGATATATCACAGCCAAGTCCAATATACTTAGCTTTCGCCGGGTTTACAGCTCTTTCCGGGATGATCGTACCCGGACTCAGCGGGTCGTTTATTCTTTTGGTACTTGGGGTCTATTACAGCGTGATATCCAATATCAAAGACATCATTACTTTCAATTTCGACCTACAAATAATTATCAATATCACAGCTTTTTCACTAGGTTCTATAAGCGGATTAGCAATATCCTCAAAATTGATCAAGCACCTCATGGATAATCATATAGCAGTTTTCATGTCTGTGATATTGGGATTGGTGATCGGATCGTTCAGAGAGGTATACCCGTTTGTGATAAATACAGCTCAAGATGGCTTGGAATTAGAAAAAGTAGCAATCAATTCATTTGATAGTAAGCAATTGGTATTCATGGCGATCTTATTTCTGATCCCTGCTGTTTCTCTCGGATATTCCAATATAAAGAAGATACGTTCTGGTGAATTTAATGTCTAA
- a CDS encoding 2,3-bisphosphoglycerate-independent phosphoglycerate mutase, with amino-acid sequence MNEGLLSQKVMLIIMDGLGAAPVDKGNAVTLARPENLIRYWDSYPHTYLQASGPAVGLPEGIYGNSEVGHLNIGAGKVILQNLPKINRAIETGAYYSNTTLLSALQHAQTNGSNIHIIGCFSDGGVHSHIDHFLATHKFFVQRAVKNPIYFHCFTDGRDSPPKEARRFFQILNKQINDTGFGHIASIIGRAYAMDRNNNWDRTKLAYDLLTLGKGELFNNWEDALNNSYLKGFTDEYIKPSIIKKDQNVPVITSNDVILFLNYRADRALQLTEAFLSERFDSFQTKALQNIFFASMVSYRKDYPNHVIMPKEYVNLSLGRIISENGMRQLRIAESEKFPHVTYFFNGGLSIKYSGEDRIEVPSPNVPTYDRKPEMSAMEILTILKQRLNLNIYDFVVLNLANTDMVGHTGNLQACIRSVQVVDHVVDQLVKQFTSLGGTVILTADHGNVEEVIKVGTNDIDTEHSLNPVPFMIINSSLKKDNLPYGQLSDIAPTILDLMNIRKPDEMMGRSLLPANL; translated from the coding sequence ATGAATGAAGGTCTACTTTCCCAAAAAGTGATGCTAATAATTATGGACGGATTAGGTGCTGCCCCTGTAGATAAAGGGAATGCGGTGACTCTTGCCAGACCTGAAAATCTCATAAGATACTGGGATTCGTATCCACATACATATCTTCAAGCCTCCGGGCCAGCTGTAGGATTACCGGAGGGAATATACGGCAATAGTGAGGTTGGCCATCTTAACATCGGTGCAGGAAAGGTCATATTACAAAACTTACCCAAGATAAATCGCGCTATCGAGACTGGGGCATATTATTCCAATACAACACTTCTTTCAGCACTACAACACGCCCAAACAAATGGTTCGAACATACATATCATAGGATGTTTCAGCGACGGTGGAGTACATTCCCATATAGATCACTTTTTAGCTACTCACAAATTCTTTGTACAAAGAGCAGTAAAAAACCCCATATATTTCCACTGCTTTACTGATGGACGAGATAGCCCTCCAAAAGAAGCACGAAGATTCTTCCAGATCCTTAACAAGCAGATCAATGATACGGGATTTGGACATATTGCTTCGATAATAGGGAGAGCATATGCTATGGATCGAAATAACAATTGGGATAGAACAAAATTAGCATATGACCTACTCACTCTTGGTAAAGGAGAATTGTTCAACAATTGGGAAGATGCTCTTAATAATTCATATCTCAAAGGTTTTACAGACGAATATATCAAGCCCTCAATTATCAAAAAAGACCAAAATGTGCCTGTCATCACAAGTAATGACGTTATTCTTTTCTTGAACTATCGTGCTGATAGGGCATTACAATTAACTGAGGCGTTCTTATCTGAAAGATTTGATTCATTCCAGACAAAAGCATTACAAAATATCTTCTTTGCATCTATGGTCTCATACCGAAAAGATTATCCAAATCATGTGATCATGCCAAAAGAATATGTAAATCTTTCATTAGGTAGGATCATTTCTGAGAATGGAATGAGACAACTACGTATCGCCGAATCCGAAAAGTTCCCACATGTGACTTATTTCTTCAATGGTGGTCTTTCTATCAAGTATTCCGGTGAAGATAGGATCGAGGTACCATCACCAAATGTACCTACTTACGATCGAAAACCCGAGATGAGTGCTATGGAGATCCTTACGATCCTTAAACAACGACTGAATCTGAACATCTATGATTTTGTTGTCCTAAATCTAGCAAATACTGATATGGTCGGACACACAGGAAATCTTCAAGCGTGCATCAGAAGCGTACAAGTCGTGGATCATGTCGTCGATCAGCTCGTAAAGCAGTTCACCTCACTTGGTGGCACTGTTATCTTAACAGCTGATCATGGGAATGTGGAGGAGGTGATCAAAGTTGGTACAAATGATATCGATACTGAGCATTCACTCAATCCCGTACCGTTTATGATCATAAATAGCTCTTTGAAGAAGGACAACCTCCCATACGGTCAATTATCAGATATTGCTCCTACGATATTGGATCTTATGAATATCAGGAAACCAGATGAGATGATGGGGCGATCCCTCCTACCAGCTAACTTATAG
- the rplS gene encoding 50S ribosomal protein L19, translated as MNTDIINTVQKTQLQDRPDMQVGDTVKLHMRITEGEKSRIQIFEGIVLAIKGSGMDQTVTVRKISFGVGVEKIVPVHSPTLEKIEVVKRGKVRQSKIYYMRDRIGRKAMKIKGSELMPIDDQKIVEKEQELSDQTEAQDQAEVVAEEVGSTSDTSSQEPVSEE; from the coding sequence ATGAACACAGATATCATTAATACAGTTCAAAAAACTCAACTGCAAGATCGTCCTGATATGCAAGTAGGCGATACAGTGAAACTTCATATGAGGATCACAGAAGGTGAAAAATCCAGGATCCAGATTTTTGAAGGGATCGTATTAGCTATAAAAGGTAGTGGGATGGATCAGACAGTGACAGTTCGAAAGATTTCTTTTGGTGTAGGTGTGGAAAAAATAGTCCCTGTTCATTCTCCAACATTAGAAAAGATCGAGGTAGTTAAGCGTGGTAAAGTAAGACAATCAAAGATCTACTATATGAGAGATCGTATCGGTAGAAAAGCAATGAAGATAAAAGGTTCAGAGCTTATGCCTATAGATGACCAGAAAATTGTCGAAAAAGAACAAGAACTATCAGATCAGACAGAAGCTCAAGATCAAGCAGAAGTTGTTGCAGAAGAAGTCGGATCTACATCCGATACATCTTCACAAGAACCTGTCAGTGAAGAATAA
- a CDS encoding FKBP-type peptidyl-prolyl cis-trans isomerase, which yields MFGISVIGLTGLVFYLLLNTNIQTPAQQGTNVDNTTDSTRSTTDTPQGEDVEELLTEIITEGNGEEAKEGDTVTVHYTGTLLNGSKFDSSLDRDQPFSFTLGSGQVIQGWEQGVLGMKVGEVRKITIPSELGYGPEGRPPAIPGGSALVFEIELLSVE from the coding sequence ATGTTTGGGATCTCAGTTATCGGTCTTACAGGACTTGTCTTCTACCTACTTCTAAATACAAATATCCAAACTCCTGCACAACAAGGTACGAATGTCGACAATACAACAGATTCAACTAGGTCTACTACTGATACACCTCAAGGCGAGGATGTAGAAGAACTACTTACAGAAATCATAACAGAGGGTAATGGAGAAGAAGCAAAAGAGGGTGACACAGTAACAGTTCACTATACTGGTACTTTGCTCAATGGCTCAAAATTTGATAGCTCTCTGGATAGAGATCAACCTTTTTCATTCACATTGGGATCTGGTCAAGTGATCCAAGGTTGGGAACAAGGTGTATTGGGTATGAAAGTAGGAGAAGTAAGGAAGATCACTATACCTTCTGAACTTGGTTATGGTCCCGAGGGTAGACCTCCTGCAATTCCTGGAGGATCTGCACTTGTGTTCGAAATAGAGCTACTTTCTGTAGAGTAA
- a CDS encoding helix-turn-helix transcriptional regulator, translating to MEIHIGEKIKEYREKAGVSQKKLGMSLGLSDKAISAYESGRTLPPLETLNRIAVELKRPLSFFLSDSNNIRLDERLESIENTLKKLTKEINKLKKELRYPEE from the coding sequence ATGGAAATTCATATCGGCGAAAAAATAAAAGAATATAGGGAAAAAGCTGGAGTATCACAAAAGAAATTGGGTATGTCTCTTGGATTATCTGATAAAGCTATAAGCGCATATGAAAGCGGAAGAACACTTCCACCACTCGAAACCCTTAATCGTATTGCTGTAGAACTTAAACGGCCCTTATCCTTCTTCTTATCTGACAGCAACAATATACGCTTAGACGAGAGATTAGAAAGTATCGAGAATACACTAAAAAAGCTTACAAAGGAGATAAACAAGCTGAAAAAGGAATTGCGATACCCCGAAGAATGA